A stretch of DNA from Synergistaceae bacterium:
TCTATAGCAATTTTACGCGACGAAGGAAATTATTTAACAGTTTTTAACGGCAAAGCTGACAATATCCCAGAAAGAAAAGGTATTTACAGCTCGCAGATTTTACCGCCGACTCCTGTCCTGACAAAAAATGAAGCACCGTTTGAAATAGTTTTGCCCGTCGCTGAAGGAGGACTAAGACTCTTTTGCGTCATGACGTGGGATAATCTTCCCGACGAACAAACAATGAATTTCTTAGAATTACTCGGAAATTTGGCAGTAAGAGCTATAGCAATAAATAATTTACGCATTCAATCACAGCAGGCAGAAGCAAATATTTCTACGGGTGAATTTACTGTATTGTCTCTCTCGAACGTTCTAAAAGTTTTACGCAATGCAGAAAATAAAGGCCGATTCTTGTCGCTGCTCGTTGAAATTTTCATAGAACAATGTCGTATGCCGAATTGTTTATTAGCAGTCTGGAACAATGCCCGCAAAGGTTATACACTTTCAGAACGCAGAACAGGACATTTCAGAAGCAACATAGACCCGACTTTATTGCCGTCAACTGATGGGCCAGTCGCAAACGAGAAAATCAATGAGGCTGTTTACTCACTCGACACAAACTCACCGGACGCAATTTTTAGATCTTGGGGCTTGGCCGGTTGTCCATGGAAAGATATTTTCAAGTCGTCATCAATGAAATATATTTTCCCGATCTGCAATGACTCTTCATTAGTGGGTATTATCGCACTCGGAGCAGGCCAAGAGGGGCGCGCAGTTCTTGACCGTTCGCAGCTTGCTTCTTTGCAGTTAATCGCACAGTTTGCAGCATATGAATTTAGACGATTTGAATAACTCAATGAAATTTTTGAAGGCCGGATTTACTCATAAAGATTTATTGCGGCTTAGTGAGAAAGATTTGCCCGTGCTGGCTGATGAGGTGCGGGCAGCTATCATTAAAACTGTAATGCAGAATGGCGGTCATTTAGGATCTTCACTCGGAGTCGTTGAGCTCACAATTGCAATGCTTAGAAAATTTGACCCCTTCAACGACAGAATTATATTTGATGTCGGCCATCAGTCTTACCCGTATAAAATTTTAACTGACAGATTCGACCAATTTCACACACTGAGACTTAAAGACGGTATATCAGGTTTTCCCCGGCGAAATGAATCACCCTGCGATCACTTCAACACAGGACACAGCAGCACTTCAATATCGGCCGCGCTGGGTTATGCAAAAGCTAGAGATCTATTACACGAAAAAAGGCATGTTATAGCGTTTATAGGTGATGCGTCATTAATTAACGGTCTTGCGCTCGAAGCGTTAAATTATGTTCATGAGACACCGACAAAATTAATTATAATCCTCAACGACAATAGACACTCAATCAGCAACAGAGTCGGGGGATTCTCAACGATTTTAGCGAGACTTTCGGCAAATTCCACTTACAAGCGAATCAAGAACGCAATACGAAATTATACCCCTTTGAGATTCAGCAAAGCACTTGAACGAGTCCGAGACCTCATCAAGAAAATTATCAAGCCTCACAACATTTTTGACGACTTAGACATTAATTACTGGGGGCCGTTTGATGGTCATGACATTAAGAACGCAGAAAGAGTCTTAGAGCTCGCAAAAAATTTCGACAGACCCGTTTTACTGCACTTCAACACAGTCAAAGGCAAGGGACTCCCGGAAGCAGAAGCAGACCCGACAAAATATCATCAAGTCGCACCGGCAAACGAGAAAAAAGCGCGTACATGGAGTGAAGCAGCCTCACAAATCGCAGAAGAACTCGCAATAAATGACCCTCGTATAATTTGTTTTACTGCAGCAATGTCAACGGGCGTTAAACTCGAAAAATTTGCGCGTCAATTCCCTGATAGATTCTTTGATGTAGGCATTGCAGAAAGTCATATGCTCACAATGGCTGCTGGTTTTGCTGCCGGAAATATGCGCCCATGGGTATTTATTTACTCGACATTTTTGCAGCGTGCTATGGATCAATTAATGCATGATATAGCTTTACAAAATTTACCGGTTGTAATAATGGTCGACAGGGCCGGACTCTCAGGTTCGGACGGTGATACTCATCAGGGGTTATTAGATGTCTCATGGTCGCGCGCGATTCCTAATTTACAAATTTTTACTCCATGCGACGAAAGCTCGTTAAAATCTGCAATGCTCACAGCTTCACACAATAACGGGCCGACTCTTATTCGTTATCCGAGAGGACATATCCCAGCAAAAAATTTAAGTCCTGAGTCTGACTCTGCAATCGTAAAAATTTCTGACGGATTCAAATGGGCGTTACTCGGTTACGGAGCTAGCGTTCAAACAATGCTTGAGACTAGAGAATTAGCAGAACGTGAAAAAATTGATTTGCCTGCAATTTATGACGTTAGACGAGTCAAGCCGCTTGATATAAAATTGCTTGATGAAATTCTGAATCGCTATAAAATTATTGCAGTCGTCGAAGAAAGTTACAAGGCCGGCGGATTAAATGAGTCAATTGCAAGCTATATCGCAGAAAAAAATTTTAACGTGAAATTATTAGATTTTGCTATACCTGACGTTTGTGTGAAACATGCGACTCAATCACAGCAAAGGGAGCTATACGGTTTGACAGCAGAAAATATCTTGAAGCAATATAAACATGAAGAATAAAGAA
This window harbors:
- a CDS encoding 1-deoxy-D-xylulose-5-phosphate synthase, whose protein sequence is MKFLKAGFTHKDLLRLSEKDLPVLADEVRAAIIKTVMQNGGHLGSSLGVVELTIAMLRKFDPFNDRIIFDVGHQSYPYKILTDRFDQFHTLRLKDGISGFPRRNESPCDHFNTGHSSTSISAALGYAKARDLLHEKRHVIAFIGDASLINGLALEALNYVHETPTKLIIILNDNRHSISNRVGGFSTILARLSANSTYKRIKNAIRNYTPLRFSKALERVRDLIKKIIKPHNIFDDLDINYWGPFDGHDIKNAERVLELAKNFDRPVLLHFNTVKGKGLPEAEADPTKYHQVAPANEKKARTWSEAASQIAEELAINDPRIICFTAAMSTGVKLEKFARQFPDRFFDVGIAESHMLTMAAGFAAGNMRPWVFIYSTFLQRAMDQLMHDIALQNLPVVIMVDRAGLSGSDGDTHQGLLDVSWSRAIPNLQIFTPCDESSLKSAMLTASHNNGPTLIRYPRGHIPAKNLSPESDSAIVKISDGFKWALLGYGASVQTMLETRELAEREKIDLPAIYDVRRVKPLDIKLLDEILNRYKIIAVVEESYKAGGLNESIASYIAEKNFNVKLLDFAIPDVCVKHATQSQQRELYGLTAENILKQYKHEE